Genomic segment of Blastopirellula marina:
CCGGCAGATGACAATATCGAAGAAGTGATCAATCTTTAGCCGACTCAATGTATGGGCGGTGGTCTCGGTGCTGTTTCGCGTCACAATAGCCATCGGACGTCCTTCGTCGGAAAGCGCAGCCAGTAAGCGGTCGGCGCCGTCGATGATGGTGGCTCGGTCGGCTCCGGCCATCTCGTGGCGATGCAGAATGGTTTCCATCTCCGCGCGTTCGCCAGGGGACAGTTCGTTCAACTGCTCTAGGATAGGGACGCCAGAGCGTAGGCCCATCTCTTTCCGCATGGCAGCGAAGTCGAGCCCAGAGTCGACAATCGTGCCGTCCATGTCGAAGATGATTCCACGCAAATGAGACAATGCCGTCATAGAGATTTGCTGCTCGAGGAAATTTAAATCATGAAAGTTGCCGTCTTCGGAACGAAATCGTATGACCGCCAGTTCCTGGAAACTGCCTCGCAAGGAACTGAGCTACGGTGGCACTTCTTCGAGCCCCGCTTGACCGAAACGACGGCTCCACTGGCGCACCCGTTCGAGGCGATCTGCTGCTTTGTGAACGATACGATCAACGACGAAGTGCTGCGAATCGTGGCCGCAGGAAAAACACGTATGATCGCGATGCGTTGTGCGGGCTACAACAATGTCGACTTGAACATCGCCAAGGAGCTCGGCATTCGTGTGGCCCGGGTGCCTGCATACAGCCCTTACGCGGTCGCAGAACATGCGGTCGGTTTAATCCTGACGCTCAACCGCAAATACCACAAGGCGTACAACCGAGTGCGGGAAGGCAATTTTTCGATCGAAGGGCTGCTCGGCTTCGATTTGCATGGCAGAACCGTGGGGGTGATCGGCACCGGTAAGATTGGCCAGCTGTTCGCCAAGATCATGCACGGCTTCGGCTGCGAGCTTCTCGCCTACGACCTGCATCCGGCGGAAGAGTGCACTAAGCTGGGAGCCAAGTACGTTTCGCTGGATGAGTTACTGGGCAATTCCGATATTATTTCGCTCCATTGTCCTCTGTTGCCGGCAACGAAGCATCTGATCGACGCCGAGGCGATCGGAAAGCTGAAGCCAGGAGCTATGATCATTAACACCAGTCGCGGCGCTTTGATCGATACCAAGGCCGCAATCGGCGGGCTCAAATCCGGCCAGATCGGCTACCTCGGGATTGATGTCTACGAAGAAGAAGCCGACCTCTTTTTCGAAAACAAATCGGAAACCGTCATCCAGGACGATGTCTTCGCGCGCTTGATGACCTTTCCCAACGTGCTGGTTACCGGGCATCAAGCTTTCTTCACTGAGAACGCGCTACAAGCAATTGCCGAAGTTACCGTCGAAAACCTGGAAGAGTTCTTCGCTGGAA
This window contains:
- a CDS encoding HAD family hydrolase, producing MTALSHLRGIIFDMDGTIVDSGLDFAAMRKEMGLRSGVPILEQLNELSPGERAEMETILHRHEMAGADRATIIDGADRLLAALSDEGRPMAIVTRNSTETTAHTLSRLKIDHFFDIVICREDGPHKPDPWAILEICRRWRFAVDEVVMVGDFELDIQSAVNAGCPSVLYTEGKPPEQVPGADLATHVAVHLNDLYHLLAPGQDSI
- a CDS encoding 2-hydroxyacid dehydrogenase translates to MKVAVFGTKSYDRQFLETASQGTELRWHFFEPRLTETTAPLAHPFEAICCFVNDTINDEVLRIVAAGKTRMIAMRCAGYNNVDLNIAKELGIRVARVPAYSPYAVAEHAVGLILTLNRKYHKAYNRVREGNFSIEGLLGFDLHGRTVGVIGTGKIGQLFAKIMHGFGCELLAYDLHPAEECTKLGAKYVSLDELLGNSDIISLHCPLLPATKHLIDAEAIGKLKPGAMIINTSRGALIDTKAAIGGLKSGQIGYLGIDVYEEEADLFFENKSETVIQDDVFARLMTFPNVLVTGHQAFFTENALQAIAEVTVENLEEFFAGKALTREVKVD